One Sporosarcina sp. ANT_H38 genomic window, CTTATTGAGCTGCATTTATTGACTCATAGAAAAGACGCTCACTAGGCGTTTCAGTTCCCGTTGAGCGTCTTTTCTTTACACAACAAAATTGACGATGAGCAACACTACAAAAGCGCTCCCGAAAAAGATAGACATCCACAACATCCATTTCGACTCACGTATCATACCCTGCTTTCGAAAGGATTCTGACCGAGCCCCGTTCGTCAATGAAAAAAGAGCCACCATCGACAGAACAGCATTATTTAGGTCTAGCTTGATGATGAAATAAATGGACGCTAATGCGGCTGTTACAATCCCGATTCCAAATAGCCATTTAGTTTGCATACTGTATAAACCTCCCTTGGCTAGATAATCCACACCGTTTGATCCTATTTATATAGTTTGAATGAATGATTCCGTTGAATAATGCTCTAGCTACACCCATAAGGCGGCTTCGCTGCGTTAGAATCGTACCGGATTAGAAAAAAGGCTGAAGATTTCTCTTCAGCCTACTTTCATTTATCGTCTTTCTTGTCTTTCTTTTTCACTACTTTTTCTAAATTCACTTCTTTTACTTCTTTTACTTCTTTTACTTCATTTACTTCTTCCAAAATTACAGCTTCATCATTACTTTCAACAACCACTTCAGGATGCTTGTAATAGAATTTACGACCTAAATACGTTTGGAAGATTAAGAGAAGTCCGCCAACTGCCCAGTAAAGAGGCAAAGCCGCCATTGCATTGAATGATATGAACATAATCATAATAGGCGATAAATAAATGAACGCTTTCATCTGTTTCTGTTGTTGTTCCGGCATTGTCCATAATGATACTCGTGCTTGTACGAAGTAGACCGCACCGGCAAGTACCATCATAATCATATCGGGTTCCCCGAGATTGAACCAAAGGAACTCATGTGTTTTCACATCTGTAGAATTGAGGATGGCGAAGTAGAGGCCCATGATGATCGGCATCTGGATGATTAGCGGAAGACAACCCATATTAAGCGGATTGACACCATGCTTCGAATAAAGCCCCATCATTTCTTGCTGAAGCTTCATTTGCTCATCTTTTTGTTCTTTTTCTTTCGCTTCTTTCAAACGCTTTTGAATGTCTTCCATCTCAGGACGGAGTGCATCCATTTTAACTTTCATGTTCTGTTGCGACTTATAATTCTTCAGCATTAGCGGCATAAGAATCATACGAATTAATACAGTGATTAGAATAATCGACAGACCGTAATTTCCGTTAAAGAAATCACTAAAAAAATGTAGTAGCCAATCCATTGGCTTAACGAAAATATTATAGAATGTACCTTCTTTGTTCTCAATGCCAGCACAACCGCTTAGAAAAACGACAGTGGTCATTAACATCGCGACTAATCCAATTTTCTTCTTCATTAGATTCACCTTCACTATTTCAAACTATTATAAATTATACCTTACCTAGTCCCCTAATTACAATGATTGACCATTCAAGAATTACTTTCTTCCCTAGGAATCGTGTAACAGGAATACTTCCCTTCCACACTACTCCCGAATCGCCCAGTGTTTTCCCGGTATATCTCATGAATATACGTGTAAGGTAACTTTAATTACAACAACGCAATCAGTCAGATATATCGGAGATTTCAACTTCAGAAAAATACAGATATTATTAGGATACTTTCAATTTATGAACTACGAATTCTTAAAAGGTCATTACTAGATTTTCTAACATAATTCAAAAAACACTTCCATATAGGAAGTGCCTCTAGTATTTATTAAACGAATTTTATTTGTTGGTTTGTTCCGCACCAGGTTCGTCTTGTTCTTTCTTACGGTAGAGTCCGTCTGTTTCAGGCGTCATCTCTACATCGTCTTCAACTTCCTGGTTATAATAATGGACGCTCGTTTGAGCACCTTCACTTACCATCTTGTTGTCTTGAATATCATACGGATCCGAATGTCCGACTTTCGTTTCAGCACTTTTGTTCAATTTTTGTGATTCCATGAAAGAATTGACTTTAGTTTTCATATTGCCGAAAGCCACTTGCGCCTTGTCTCTATTCTCTTTTTTACTGAAGTAGGCATAAGCCCCCGCCGCCATCGTTGCAAGTAGTAAATTATTATTTCTTTTACGAGCCATTTAAATCATTCCTCCCTGTTTTAATGAAAATGTATTTGTAGATAGTATACCCTCTTCAATCATTTTAAAAACTTTCATTTTTCTTATATTGATAAAATCATATCCACATGGGGAATTCCTCCATCGTCATAAGGCTCCGAAACCGCATTAAATCCATGATCCCCATAAAACCCTACAAGATGGTGCTGGGCTTGAAGATGAATATCCCCAGGTTTCCAATGGGTCTTAATAAAGTCTACACTTCGTTCCATAAGAATATGTGCAAGCCCTGTACCTCTTCTATTCTTCCTGATAATAACTCGACCGATAGATGGTCCCGTATACTTCACACCTGCCGGAAGAAGCCGCGCATACGCTGCCAGTCCCTCCTCATCTGTGCAGAATATATGAAGCGCACTATAATCATAACCGTCAACTTCATGGTACGCACAATTTTGCTCAACGACGAATACATCGACTCGCAACTTTAACATTTCATATACTTCATGTCCGCTTAATTCCCCAAACTCGTGATATGTCCACTGCATATTAACGTCTCTCCCATATATATCATTTTCATTACATTGGTAGTTTTTATCCTATTTTTTTGTTATGATAGCAAAAAGAAATGCAGAGGTGACAGTGCAATGATCCGACCTATGATTACCGAGGATAGTATGCACGTTCAACAGATTGTTTATAAGACTTGGAGCGCGACCTATAAAGATATTATTCCAGCGGAGATCCAGAAAAAATTTATCGACCGATCCTATTCAGAAGCGATGCTCTTAAAACGGATGGAGAAAACCTATGTGCTAGTAGCGGAATGCGAAGGTATTCCTGTTGGTTTTTCCAGTTTCACGAAGAAAGATGAAGATGGCGATTCTGAATTGACTGCTATGTATATTTTACCATCTCATCAAAAAATGGGCTACGGAAAAAATTTAATCGACTATGCTTTGTCGTTACTTACGGATGCGCAACAATTATTCGTTTATGTTGACGAACGCAATGCAGTTGGACGAGCCTTTTACGAGAAGCAGGGCTTCGAGTTACTTGATGTCTTTGAAGAATATTTCGAGGGCCACCCTGTGGTAACAGCCCAGTATGTATTTTATATTCATAGCCACGTACATGTCCAATGCTAAGTAAAACGTTTTGCGCCTGAAGCCAAACACTGTTCCGTGTAGAAAAACTTATACTTTCTTATCTACTAATTAAAACACTTTCCCCCAATAGGAGGAAAGTGTTTTTAATTACTTATAAAGGTCTCATTGTTCCATCATACTTATCATCCACGAACTGCGTTTCATGTGTTAGAGATGCTTTCTTTGTAAAACAAAGAATAGCCGCGATGTAAAGAAGGATTGAAGATAACGTAAGAATTCCTGCCGTCAAACCAGCGATGATAAACATTATCCCAGCAAGTTTAGGATTTTTATTCTTCCAAATGTTCACCATTCCAATTATCGTCAAGATTAAGCTGACGATTAAGCTAATAATGATAAACCAAATAACCCCACCTATAATATCAAATGCACCATAGAACATATCGATATGTTCAGGAGTTAATGTCGGATCTATCAACAGCATCTCCACTTCGAACTCTTTCTGAATCAACGGGTCCGATTTTAAATAAGTAACTAAAGCCAGTGAAGCAAAACTGATCATAACACCTATCGTCGTCAATACGACGCTAAAAATCGATAATATCTTTTCAGCTGTACGGCTCATAAAAAACACCTCTTTCTTATTCTATATATGATTATACGTTAAAAAAAAGAATAGGTTTCACTTTTTTCATATTGTTAGACAACACCAAGAAGGAGCTTTTCTTTCATTCTCCAAAACAATTTTATTTTCCACTTAAAAATTGTAGGTACGTAGCGGACAGATATTCACAACAAGATTACCAAGGAGGAATGAACTGCAATTCCTCTCAAACGGTGTGACTGATTACAAGCATTTCTTGTTAAAAACCGCTAATCAACATACAAAAGGACAATACTTGATAAAAAATGTTTCATCGAAAAGTAAAAGGGTATAATTTATATATTAAGGCATTTTGGACGGAATTAAGAAAGGAGACGATACAAATGGAGCAGAAACTGATTTTCAGCCAAGCCGATATGATGTATACTCTCGCCGGTTCTACTTTGTTAGCTAGCTTAGTGTACATTATAACTTTAGTGAGTTAACTATAAAAGGCAATCCTTAGTTTAAAAACTAAGGATTGCCTTTTATTATGATTCCCTTATACTTTTACGTCCTCATAATCTTTGTAACGTTCAAAAGCAGTTACAACATATGAGCAGACAGGCTCCATTTTCAACTCTTGTTCACGCGCATAGTTCGCGGCGCGATCCAGCAACTTTTTCGCCATGCCTTGTCCTCGTAAGTCAGTCGATACGAATGTATGATCCATTACCATGACATCCCCAAGAATCGTCCAAGTAATCTCTGCCAACATGTTGCCATCTTGTTCGTAACGGAACGCGAATGCGTCCCCACCTAGATCAACAAATTCGAATTCCATCTAAACTACCCCTTTTCAATAAATTCTAATTTACAGTGCAACACTTTACTTCGCTTCCCGATTACTTAAACCACGACTGAACGGATTCGAATAGGTTCGCAAAGAACTCCTTCACACTTTCCCAAAATCCAGGATCAATATCACCGAGTGTTTCTTTTATTTTCGATGTCATATCCGATAATTGCTCGGATAATTTATTGAAATCGATATCTAAGTTTCGAATTCTGTCCATTAAGTCTATGAGCAATTGACGATCCGCATCACTTAAATTAATATTGAGTTTTTCCATTTGCTCTGTAACAATTTTCTCGACGTCTTCTTTTGTCGCTGGGTTTTTCTCTGAGATTTGCTTTTTAATTTCTGTTAGAAGCTCTGCTACTTTGTCACTATCAACACCGGATTCTTTCGCAAATTTCGTCGCAAGATTTAATTCATCATTTGCGACATCTGTTCGTTCCGTATCAAGTTTTTCACCAGTAACTTCATATGCTTTGTATATACCAACGAGCGCGGAATGACCTGTTACTTTTTTCGGCGCTGCCACTTCGACAACCGCGTCTTCGATTCCAGCTGTCAGCATAGCAGTCGCATATATTTCCGACGTTACTTCTGTAATATTATCTGGTGTAACAATTGTGATGACTAGTCCTTTACCTTCCTCTTGCCTTGTAATTTTAGCAGAAGAATACATTCTTGCTTTACCATTGCCATTTTCAATATACTTCACAAGGTCACTACCGTTAACGGATATTTCTTCAACTTCCGCTTCCTGTGCAACACCCAGGCTTATCTTAACACTTTCCTTCTCAGCATCCGATAAATCTACGCCGTAAACGACGATTGGTACACCAAGTTTTTCATTGATAACTGGATCTTCCGCATGTACGGCCGACGGGACCGA contains:
- a CDS encoding DUF1002 domain-containing protein; amino-acid sequence: MKRILAMMMAAVLAIGISVPSAVHAEDPVINEKLGVPIVVYGVDLSDAEKESVKISLGVAQEAEVEEISVNGSDLVKYIENGNGKARMYSSAKITRQEEGKGLVITIVTPDNITEVTSEIYATAMLTAGIEDAVVEVAAPKKVTGHSALVGIYKAYEVTGEKLDTERTDVANDELNLATKFAKESGVDSDKVAELLTEIKKQISEKNPATKEDVEKIVTEQMEKLNINLSDADRQLLIDLMDRIRNLDIDFNKLSEQLSDMTSKIKETLGDIDPGFWESVKEFFANLFESVQSWFK
- the yidC gene encoding membrane protein insertase YidC; this encodes MKKKIGLVAMLMTTVVFLSGCAGIENKEGTFYNIFVKPMDWLLHFFSDFFNGNYGLSIILITVLIRMILMPLMLKNYKSQQNMKVKMDALRPEMEDIQKRLKEAKEKEQKDEQMKLQQEMMGLYSKHGVNPLNMGCLPLIIQMPIIMGLYFAILNSTDVKTHEFLWFNLGEPDMIMMVLAGAVYFVQARVSLWTMPEQQQKQMKAFIYLSPIMIMFISFNAMAALPLYWAVGGLLLIFQTYLGRKFYYKHPEVVVESNDEAVILEEVNEVKEVKEVKEVNLEKVVKKKDKKDDK
- a CDS encoding GNAT family N-acetyltransferase — its product is MIRPMITEDSMHVQQIVYKTWSATYKDIIPAEIQKKFIDRSYSEAMLLKRMEKTYVLVAECEGIPVGFSSFTKKDEDGDSELTAMYILPSHQKMGYGKNLIDYALSLLTDAQQLFVYVDERNAVGRAFYEKQGFELLDVFEEYFEGHPVVTAQYVFYIHSHVHVQC
- a CDS encoding DUF4064 domain-containing protein encodes the protein MSRTAEKILSIFSVVLTTIGVMISFASLALVTYLKSDPLIQKEFEVEMLLIDPTLTPEHIDMFYGAFDIIGGVIWFIIISLIVSLILTIIGMVNIWKNKNPKLAGIMFIIAGLTAGILTLSSILLYIAAILCFTKKASLTHETQFVDDKYDGTMRPL
- a CDS encoding GNAT family N-acetyltransferase, translated to MQWTYHEFGELSGHEVYEMLKLRVDVFVVEQNCAYHEVDGYDYSALHIFCTDEEGLAAYARLLPAGVKYTGPSIGRVIIRKNRRGTGLAHILMERSVDFIKTHWKPGDIHLQAQHHLVGFYGDHGFNAVSEPYDDGGIPHVDMILSI
- a CDS encoding GNAT family N-acetyltransferase, translating into MEFEFVDLGGDAFAFRYEQDGNMLAEITWTILGDVMVMDHTFVSTDLRGQGMAKKLLDRAANYAREQELKMEPVCSYVVTAFERYKDYEDVKV